Proteins co-encoded in one Prunus persica cultivar Lovell chromosome G6, Prunus_persica_NCBIv2, whole genome shotgun sequence genomic window:
- the LOC18774758 gene encoding WEB family protein At2g38370 — MEPDSGLDVKKERVFRAEIDTSAPFESVREAVSRFGGIGYWKPSQTKPSGPEHDMEEVGTAKLEEQALQLEKDLTLKEKETLDVLIELEQTKKVIDELKKKLQKEASEVNMALETNRGKEYMTPVVNEDDKENHGNEGGRCNSMEGVTPCPSSAPGLILMELKQAKLNLTRTTTDLADIRASVESFNKKLEKERIMLEKTRVRLTSNSLKVLSLEEELKKTKLNLQLAKDAETKGGPDNSLDISKELHRLSSETEQFKRMAEVAKSEVVRATSEIEQTRTKIKTAEIRLVAARKMKEAARAVEAVALAEIKALSYHESSSGDSLQKHDRVTLSFEEYSSLTHKVRDAEELSKNRVTDAMLHLDEANVSKTEILKKVEEATEEVKTTKKALEEALNRVETANKGKLAVEEALRKWRSQHGHKRRSVHNSTKFKNPHPSIHGRDLQLRDVNGLNLVTDGPIPVLRPTLSIGQILSRKLLLPEEVEMGVAGKSPVRQKMSLGQMLQKQNGDQPFSRRSERESNVRNSSAKRKKSGFARFSLLLTKQSRKKKKPTPNLK, encoded by the coding sequence CATGACATGGAAGAGGTTGGCACTGCGAAACTGGAGGAGCAGGCTTTACAGTTGGAGAAGGATCTCActttgaaagaaaaggaaactcTGGATGTTCTAATAGAACTTGAACAAACTAAAAAGGTTATTGATGAGTTAAAAAAGAAGCTACAGAAAGAAGCATCTGAAGTGAATATGGCCCTTGAGACAAATAGAGGTAAGGAATACATGACTCCAGTGGTAAACGAAGACGATAAGGAAAACCATGGGAATGAGGGTGGTCGCTGTAATTCAATGGAAGGTGTGACTCCATGCCCTTCTTCAGCTCCAGGTTTAATCTTAATGGAATTGAAACAGGCTAAGTTGAACCTTACCAGGACTACCACTGATCTTGCTGACATTCGAGCTTCTGTTGAATCATTCAACAAGAaattagagaaagaaagaatcatGCTTGAGAAAACCCGTGTGAGGTTAACATCAAATTCTTTGAAAGTATTATCTCTTGAAGAAGAgctaaagaaaacaaaactaaatctGCAGTTGGCAAAGGATGCTGAAACTAAAGGTGGTCCTGATAATTCTTTAGATATTTCAAAGGAGCTTCACCGATTGAGTTCTGAGACAGAGCAGTTCAAAAGAATGGCAGAAGTTGCAAAGTCAGAGGTCGTGAGAGCAACGTCCGAGATTGAACAGACAAGAACTAAGATAAAAACAGCTGAAATCAGGTTGGTTGCTGccagaaaaatgaaagaggCAGCAAGAGCGGTAGAAGCTGTTGCTCTTGCAGAGATTAAGGCTCTATCATACCACGAGAGTTCATCTGGAGATTCATTGCAGAAGCATGACAGAGTAACTCTTTCATTTGAGGAATACTCATCTCTAACTCACAAAGTTCGAGATGCAGAGGAACTTTCTAAGAACAGGGTAACAGATGCCATGCTTCATCTTGATGAAGCAAACGTATCAAAAACAGAAATCCTGAAAAAGGTAGAGGAAGCAACTGAAGAAGTCAAAACCACTAAAAAGGCATTGGAAGAAGCTCTGAACAGAGTGGAGACTGCAAATAAGGGGAAACTAGCAGTTGAAGAAGCTCTTCGCAAATGGAGATCCCAGCACGGTCATAAAAGACGTTCGGTACACAACTCTACCAAGTTCAAAAATCCACACCCATCTATTCATGGGAGAGATCTGCAATTACGTGACGTAAATGGTCTGAATCTTGTTACTGATGGGCCAATACCCGTTCTGAGGCCAACCTTATCAATAGGACAGATACTAAGCAGGAAGCTGCTTTTGCCAGAAGAGGTTGAAATGGGGGTGGCCGGGAAAAGCCCTGTAAGGCAAAAGATGTCACTGGGGCAAATGCTCCAGAAACAAAATGGCGATCAACCCTTTTCTAGGAGGTCTGAGAGGGAAAGCAATGTCAGGAATTCTTCTGCTAAGAGAAAGAAGTCTGGATTTGCTCGATTCTCACTACTTTTGACAAAGCAAagcaggaaaaagaagaagccaacTCCAAACTTGAAGTGA
- the LOC18774151 gene encoding prosaposin — protein sequence MDVRVGVLVLFVLGASWAGDARQLANLNLPVTKTAHHIQVVETQTLQVSGDEFVGNDNVCTLCEEFAAQALDYLSENKTQTEIIEALHQTCYQLGSFKQQCITLVDYYAPLFFLEVSSLQPSEFCRKVNLCQQVALFSSQLREDSCGLCHRAVSEVLVKLKDPDTQLEIIELLLKACNSVENYAKKCKRIVFEYGPLFLANAEQFLETTDICTTLHACNSSVASTEEASPVTVVTVLSDSKSRQQRDTGMMEE from the exons ATGGATGTGAGAGTTGGGGTCTTAGTTCTTTTTGTGCTGGGAGCTAGTTGGGCCGGTGATGCTAGACAACTGGCAAACCTAAATTTACCAG TTACAAAGACAGCCCACCATATTCAAGTGGTGGAAACTCAAACTTTACAAGTTTCTGGGGATGAATTTGTTGGGAATGATAATGTGTGCACATTGTGTGAGGAGTTTGCTGCCCAGGCACTTGATTACCTTAGTGAAAACAAGACCCAGACCGAGATCATTGAAGCCCTACATCAGACCTGCTATCAATTGGGCTCTTTCAAGCAGCAG TGTATCACTTTGGTGGACTATTATgctcctctcttcttcttggaGGTCTCCTCTCTACAACCTAGTGAGTTCTGCCGGAAGGTCAACCTCTGTCAGCAGGttgctttattttcttcacaacTCCGAGAGGATAGCTGTGGATTATGTCACCGTGCTGTTTCAGAAGTATTGGTTAAGTTGAAAGATCCTGATACACAG CTGGAGATCATTGAGTTGCTTTTGAAGGCGTGCAATTCGGTGGAAAACTATGCCAAAAAG TGCAAGAGGATTGTTTTCGAATATGGACCGTTATTTCTTGCCAATGCAGAGCAGTTCCTTGAAACAACAGACATATGCACTACACTTCATGCCTGCAATTCAAGCGTAGCTAGTACCGAGGAAGCATCGCCAGTGACAGTTGTAACCGTTCTGTCTGACTCTAAGTCTCGGCAACAAAGAGATACTGGAATGATGGAGGAATGA
- the LOC18774150 gene encoding cationic peroxidase 1, giving the protein MGASLLRLHFHDCFVNGCDASLLLDDTATFKGEKTSVANANSLRGFEVIDNIKAELESLCPNMVSCADILAVAARDSIVALGGPTYTVALGRRDSTAANVTATEDLPSPFVNVTKLIAAFSKKGFTVKEMVALSGAHTIGQARCAFFRGRLYNDTDINASFAAAVRAKCPGSGGSGDNNMSELDVTTPTTFDSSYFKNVMSQKGLLHSDQQLYSGGFTKTAVDAYANNAASFMEDFAEAMNKMGRLSPLTGSIGQIRTNCRKVN; this is encoded by the exons ATGGGAGCTTCCTTGCTCCGTCTGCATTTCCACGATTGTTTTGTTAAC GGATGTGATGCATCGTTGCTTTTGGACGACACGGCAACCTTTAAAGGAGAGAAAACGTCGGTGGCCAATGCCAATTCTCTCAGAGGATTTGAGGTAATCGACAATATCAAAGCTGAATTGGAGAGCCTCTGCCCCAACATGGTCTCCTGTGCTGACATCCTGGCCGTTGCTGCCAGGGATTCCATTGTTGCA CTGGGTGGACCCACTTACACAGTGGCATTGGGCAGAAGAGACTCCACCGCTGCAAACGTGACCGCAACGGAGGACCTCCCCAGCCCCTTCGTCAATGTGACCAAGCTAATTGCGGCTTTCTCTAAAAAGGGTTTCACCGTGAAAGAAATGGTGGCTCTTTCAG GTGCTCACACTATAGGACAAGCGAGGTGTGCATTCTTCCGTGGACGGCTTTACAACGACACCGACATCAACGCTTCGTTTGCAGCAGCTGTGAGAGCAAAGTGCCCAGGCAGTGGTGGCTCAGGCGACAACAATATGTCTGAGCTTGACGTCACAACCCCGACCACGTTCGACAGTTCCTACTTCAAGAATGTGATGAGCCAGAAGGGGCTGCTGCACTCAGACCAGCAGCTATACAGTGGTGGGTTCACAAAGACCGCGGTGGATGCGTATGCCAATAATGCTGCCAGTTTTATGGAAGACTTTGCCGAAGCGATGAACAAGATGGGACGCCTTAGCCCTCTGACGGGCTCCATTGGTCAAATTAGAACAAACTGTCGAAAGGTCAACTAG